The following coding sequences lie in one Deltaproteobacteria bacterium genomic window:
- a CDS encoding porin family protein codes for MKKKKYFIPFVGAGLLFISTASFGAEEETFNSSLSVGAEINHLSLTNSKVEGVEIGFDSATVLAAKLDYRLLQNWTLRIGTGSFETDIEAGLDDRFEHYGSFKQKTYSLMLLYMTETSKRSPFKMFIGGGLSYHINDIDKESQSPAISDFFAKNRTISNIENSIGAHGTLGFKYMVSDHLLVGLSLSLSATDAKVDVTYPDSTVRESNLSLNAISVGTALEYQY; via the coding sequence ATGAAGAAGAAAAAATATTTCATTCCTTTTGTGGGGGCGGGACTGCTTTTTATTTCAACGGCATCCTTTGGCGCTGAAGAAGAAACCTTTAACAGCAGCCTGTCCGTCGGCGCTGAAATTAACCATTTATCTCTCACTAATTCGAAGGTTGAAGGTGTCGAAATAGGTTTTGATTCGGCTACGGTTCTGGCGGCCAAACTCGATTACCGGCTATTGCAGAATTGGACCCTTAGAATCGGCACAGGGTCTTTCGAAACGGATATTGAAGCTGGCCTTGACGACAGGTTTGAGCACTATGGTTCTTTTAAACAAAAAACCTATTCGCTAATGCTCCTTTACATGACGGAAACGAGCAAAAGATCGCCATTCAAGATGTTCATAGGCGGTGGCCTGTCCTACCACATTAACGACATCGACAAGGAGAGCCAGAGCCCTGCCATTTCAGATTTTTTTGCAAAAAACAGGACTATTTCAAATATTGAAAACAGTATCGGGGCTCATGGCACACTTGGTTTTAAATACATGGTTTCAGATCACCTGCTTGTCGGCCTGTCCTTATCTTTAAGCGCTACAGATGCTAAAGTTGATGTTACCTACCCCGATTCTACAGTGAGAGAGTCTAATCTCTCACTCAATGCCATCTCCGTCGGAACGGCCCTGGAGTATCAATATTAA
- a CDS encoding SGNH/GDSL hydrolase family protein — MEKIRRQTFIRRSLYFIILSFFAGCAVDSSDLDSGFFIDAPVKGLMFESGSIMGRTDGEGRFYYEGNQPVTFSVDGVVIGETLPGEYIFPFDLFTSNLFVSDAKVNNLSRFLQSLDNNGEPDDGIVIEDTTRNEIVGLFGTSTFINFSTSAFEVMTSLDSVGSVRSPIAAKTHLLASLADYNRLKVDLITLGDGFTAGMQSAEVAFDRLSSSTVNLHRHTQAKGYATVMEKALRNVLGNNLTWGSPLLDIDENRNKALLSDALHYNVSVPGATAKSFINYTTGSGNEIADKLLLPIFKFKNFSGSFSAGRTQLEAAKALARQSGHEQRLKIFTLWIGMNDVLGTVTASKGSELTEASINAFLSDTAEGHDLTSVMNNISTIVSELTSVKDSYLFIATLPDVTRMGALFYKEDMDALAAFASPHVTALKPYSSALPGDIVALGFSAFTSTAAYLNISSDNATVNSAINLLPNELTLSRLEAEIVKTRVGAINDYINDYADPASYPKVFVVDIYRLFEDIASGKEVGAGIVLDRGYGGGLFSMDGIYPSHTGYAVIAREFLERMGSPYTLSDTANSAYGTYTTFVNNEGINSDDGIGIKVGAESIDPGTTWDSDPYRDNDGDGFPDGPGQIVLPNLSSIPSNDPALDFMKDCNDSDINSLPEVISGIPCN; from the coding sequence GTGGAAAAAATCAGGCGCCAGACTTTCATCAGACGCTCCCTCTATTTTATCATTTTAAGCTTTTTTGCCGGATGTGCCGTCGACTCATCGGACCTTGACAGCGGATTCTTCATTGACGCGCCCGTGAAAGGACTTATGTTTGAGAGCGGAAGCATTATGGGAAGAACCGACGGTGAAGGGAGGTTTTACTATGAAGGAAACCAGCCTGTAACCTTTTCCGTCGATGGCGTCGTTATCGGTGAAACCCTGCCCGGTGAATATATATTCCCCTTCGACCTTTTCACATCAAACCTCTTTGTTTCCGATGCAAAAGTTAATAATCTCAGCAGATTTTTGCAGTCTCTCGATAACAATGGAGAGCCTGATGATGGTATTGTCATAGAAGATACGACAAGGAATGAGATTGTGGGACTCTTCGGGACATCAACTTTTATCAATTTTTCAACATCTGCCTTTGAAGTGATGACATCACTTGATTCAGTGGGTAGTGTGCGCTCACCCATTGCGGCAAAAACGCACCTTCTGGCCTCTCTTGCAGATTATAACCGGCTTAAGGTTGACCTTATCACTCTCGGCGACGGTTTTACGGCAGGAATGCAGAGTGCGGAAGTGGCTTTTGACAGGCTCTCTTCCAGCACGGTTAATCTCCATCGGCATACTCAGGCAAAGGGCTACGCAACGGTCATGGAAAAAGCGCTGAGAAATGTTCTTGGAAACAATCTCACCTGGGGGAGCCCTCTTCTCGACATTGATGAAAACAGAAATAAAGCCCTCCTGTCAGATGCTCTTCATTACAATGTTTCTGTTCCGGGCGCCACGGCAAAAAGCTTCATAAATTATACGACAGGAAGCGGCAATGAAATCGCCGATAAATTGTTGTTGCCCATCTTCAAATTCAAAAATTTTTCCGGTTCATTCTCTGCGGGCCGAACGCAGCTTGAGGCAGCCAAAGCCCTTGCCCGGCAGTCAGGCCATGAGCAAAGGCTTAAAATATTTACCCTCTGGATAGGCATGAACGACGTTCTGGGCACTGTAACGGCAAGCAAGGGGAGCGAGCTTACAGAGGCGTCAATTAACGCTTTTCTCTCTGATACGGCTGAAGGCCATGATTTGACGTCGGTAATGAACAACATTTCAACCATCGTCAGCGAACTCACGTCGGTAAAAGACAGTTATCTTTTCATTGCCACCTTGCCTGACGTGACCAGGATGGGTGCCCTCTTTTACAAGGAAGACATGGACGCCCTTGCCGCCTTTGCCTCTCCTCATGTAACGGCTTTAAAACCCTACTCGAGTGCTTTACCGGGAGATATTGTGGCCCTCGGTTTTTCAGCCTTTACAAGCACGGCGGCGTACCTGAATATTTCTTCCGACAACGCCACAGTGAATAGCGCCATCAATCTTCTTCCCAACGAACTGACGCTTAGCCGGCTTGAGGCGGAAATTGTAAAAACAAGGGTTGGCGCCATTAATGACTATATTAACGATTACGCCGATCCGGCAAGCTATCCCAAAGTATTTGTAGTCGATATATACAGGCTCTTTGAGGATATTGCATCGGGCAAAGAAGTCGGCGCAGGGATTGTGCTTGACAGAGGTTACGGCGGGGGCCTCTTCAGCATGGACGGCATCTATCCGTCCCATACGGGCTATGCCGTGATTGCAAGGGAATTTCTCGAAAGAATGGGCTCACCCTATACCCTTTCCGACACAGCCAATTCAGCCTACGGCACTTACACAACCTTTGTAAATAATGAGGGGATAAACAGCGATGACGGTATCGGTATAAAGGTAGGTGCCGAAAGCATTGATCCTGGAACAACCTGGGACAGCGACCCTTATCGTGACAACGATGGTGACGGATTTCCCGACGGGCCGGGGCAGATCGTATTGCCAAATTTATCATCCATTCCCTCAAATGATCCTGCTCTCGACTTTATGAAGGACTGCAACGATAGTGACATTAATTCGCTGCCTGAAGTTATTTCGGGTATTCCATGCAACTAG
- a CDS encoding acyl-CoA dehydratase activase, translating into MTKAEQNIILGLDVGSTTVKVVVMDSAGKEILWKGYKRHETRQPETLLTFLQSVHEQFTIERGKVKAFITGSGGAAIAPFIGARFVQEVNAISLAVERLYPETSSVIEVGGQDSKIILWIVDEKTGNRVKVPTMNDKCAGGTGAVIDKIGAKLGFSQEDIQNLKTDSSKIHQVAARCGVFAETDINSLQKQGVPSGELMNSLFEAIVQQNLSVLTRGNVLMPNVLLLGGPHTYIPALTDAWRRNIPKVWEEREVTLPEGVDAADLITVPEDSQFFAAIGAIIFGLGEEGKTGVYEGCHRLAEHVENGKISPAASGADAFFKNEEERDRFIADYAVSPFTSKTFKPGEKVKGYIGIDGGSTSTKGVVIDEKGDILAKAYRLSAGNPLEDTKWVVSELKKAIEASGADFEVGGVGTTGYAKDMLKEAIQADRAIVETVAHTRSSLKYFNDVDVICDVGGQDIKVILLKDGRVTDFKLNTQCSAGNGYFLQSTARQFGYDVSDYAEAAFSAGKIPAFNYGCAVFLESDIVNFQQMGWRREDIMAGLAHVLPRNIWLYVVQEPNLKKLGRKFVLQGGTQKNLAAVKAQNDYIKSKVPDAHIFVHPHTGESGAMGAALEAIGTDKSSFIGFQALEELTLAAIRDETTRCFFCKNNCMRTFIDISSQEGASRRYIIAPCEKGDVEDKEAMLKIKKGLDAVKHDNPDLSMENADMAFKKKLMERKAAPSLFANKAMVKRQKLRIGIPKALNIFSTAPFLIAYLESVGVNPKNILFSDFTNEDMFKEGSRRGSIDQCFPSKVSLAHVHNLVYKKKVDVVFFPILINLPSPLVNTVGSCTCPTVQATPEVCRAAFLREKDTFAELNVQYIYPVLNLGERELLEQQMLDCFKPLLKISRRENKKGVNDGLKALDSYYAHQRELGSTVIKMLEDEKRVGLVLLGRPYHSDPGLNHGILEEIQKRGYPVLTIDSLPTDDEMLDRLFGEEVRRGDITSPMDISDVWKNSFSENSSKKLWGAKYVARHPNLASLDLSNFKCGHDSPIYSVVEDILHSSGTPYFTFHDIDENKPSGSIKIRVETIDYFLDKYEEALGKREALEKELEERVRAYEEILMAECGKQ; encoded by the coding sequence ATGACTAAAGCTGAACAGAATATTATTCTCGGTCTCGATGTGGGATCGACAACGGTAAAGGTTGTCGTCATGGACAGCGCCGGCAAGGAAATTCTCTGGAAGGGTTACAAGCGCCACGAAACGAGACAGCCTGAAACGCTTCTCACTTTCCTTCAGTCCGTTCATGAACAGTTCACTATAGAGCGGGGAAAAGTAAAGGCCTTTATTACAGGCAGCGGTGGCGCTGCTATTGCTCCGTTTATCGGGGCAAGGTTTGTTCAGGAAGTAAACGCCATCTCTCTGGCAGTTGAAAGGCTCTACCCTGAAACCTCTTCCGTCATCGAAGTGGGCGGGCAGGACTCGAAGATTATACTCTGGATTGTCGATGAAAAAACGGGTAACCGGGTAAAGGTCCCCACAATGAATGACAAGTGCGCCGGAGGAACGGGTGCTGTTATTGACAAAATAGGGGCCAAACTCGGTTTTTCCCAGGAAGATATCCAGAACCTGAAAACCGACAGCAGCAAGATACATCAGGTGGCCGCCCGCTGCGGCGTATTTGCGGAAACAGACATTAATTCACTTCAGAAGCAGGGTGTTCCTTCGGGAGAACTCATGAATTCACTTTTCGAAGCCATCGTCCAGCAGAACCTGAGCGTACTCACCAGGGGCAATGTACTTATGCCCAACGTGCTTCTTCTGGGCGGCCCACACACCTACATCCCTGCCCTGACTGACGCCTGGCGGCGAAATATACCCAAGGTATGGGAAGAGAGGGAAGTGACGCTCCCTGAAGGGGTCGATGCGGCAGACCTTATCACCGTTCCTGAAGATTCCCAGTTTTTTGCAGCCATAGGGGCCATTATTTTCGGCCTTGGCGAAGAAGGCAAGACAGGTGTTTATGAGGGTTGTCACAGGTTGGCCGAACATGTGGAAAATGGAAAAATATCACCCGCCGCAAGTGGCGCCGACGCCTTTTTTAAAAATGAGGAAGAACGTGATCGTTTTATCGCTGACTACGCTGTTTCACCCTTTACATCGAAAACCTTCAAACCGGGGGAAAAGGTTAAGGGCTATATCGGTATCGATGGGGGGTCCACATCGACCAAGGGGGTTGTAATTGATGAGAAGGGCGACATTCTCGCCAAGGCCTACCGCCTTTCTGCCGGCAATCCCCTTGAAGATACCAAGTGGGTTGTCAGTGAACTGAAAAAAGCGATTGAGGCAAGCGGCGCTGATTTTGAGGTGGGCGGCGTAGGGACGACAGGTTATGCCAAGGATATGCTCAAAGAGGCCATCCAGGCCGACAGGGCAATCGTTGAAACGGTGGCCCATACGAGGTCATCACTTAAATATTTCAATGATGTGGACGTTATCTGCGATGTGGGGGGACAGGACATTAAGGTTATCCTCCTGAAAGACGGCAGGGTGACGGATTTTAAATTAAATACCCAGTGCTCGGCAGGAAACGGCTATTTCCTTCAAAGTACGGCCAGGCAGTTTGGTTATGATGTGAGTGACTATGCCGAAGCCGCTTTCAGCGCAGGTAAAATTCCTGCCTTCAATTACGGCTGCGCCGTTTTTCTTGAATCAGACATTGTTAATTTTCAGCAAATGGGGTGGCGAAGAGAGGATATCATGGCCGGTCTGGCACATGTCCTTCCCAGAAATATATGGCTCTATGTTGTCCAGGAACCTAACCTCAAAAAGCTTGGCAGAAAATTTGTTTTGCAGGGGGGAACGCAGAAGAACCTGGCAGCAGTAAAAGCCCAGAATGACTATATAAAATCAAAGGTGCCCGACGCCCATATTTTCGTTCATCCCCACACAGGGGAAAGCGGCGCTATGGGCGCCGCTCTGGAAGCTATAGGGACTGATAAATCAAGCTTTATTGGCTTTCAAGCACTGGAAGAACTGACCCTTGCCGCCATCAGGGATGAGACAACGCGATGTTTCTTTTGCAAAAATAATTGCATGAGGACCTTTATCGATATCTCCTCTCAGGAAGGCGCCTCAAGGCGGTATATTATAGCGCCTTGCGAAAAGGGGGATGTTGAAGATAAAGAGGCCATGCTCAAGATCAAAAAAGGGCTTGATGCCGTCAAACATGATAACCCCGATCTCTCCATGGAAAATGCCGACATGGCCTTTAAAAAGAAGTTAATGGAAAGAAAGGCTGCCCCTTCCCTTTTTGCCAATAAAGCGATGGTGAAAAGACAAAAGCTGAGAATAGGGATTCCCAAAGCGCTTAATATCTTTTCAACGGCCCCTTTCCTTATTGCGTACCTGGAGTCGGTTGGCGTTAACCCCAAAAACATCCTTTTTTCAGATTTTACCAACGAAGACATGTTTAAGGAAGGCTCAAGAAGAGGTTCCATCGACCAGTGTTTTCCCAGCAAGGTATCACTTGCCCATGTTCATAACCTTGTTTATAAAAAGAAGGTTGATGTCGTTTTTTTTCCTATTCTCATTAACCTGCCTTCCCCTCTGGTCAATACCGTAGGCAGTTGTACCTGCCCCACCGTACAGGCAACGCCCGAGGTATGCAGGGCCGCTTTTTTAAGAGAAAAGGACACCTTTGCCGAACTGAACGTTCAATACATTTATCCTGTATTGAATCTTGGGGAAAGGGAACTTCTTGAGCAACAAATGCTTGATTGTTTTAAGCCTCTTTTAAAGATTAGCAGAAGGGAAAACAAAAAAGGCGTGAACGATGGCCTGAAGGCTCTTGATTCATATTACGCCCATCAAAGAGAGTTGGGCAGCACGGTCATCAAAATGCTTGAAGATGAAAAGAGGGTGGGCCTGGTCCTCCTGGGGAGGCCCTATCACAGCGACCCCGGTCTTAATCACGGCATCCTTGAAGAAATCCAGAAAAGGGGTTACCCCGTTTTAACAATAGATTCCCTCCCCACAGATGATGAAATGCTGGATCGCCTCTTTGGTGAAGAGGTAAGGAGGGGGGATATAACATCTCCTATGGATATATCCGATGTCTGGAAAAATTCCTTTAGTGAAAACAGCAGTAAAAAGCTTTGGGGAGCCAAGTATGTGGCCCGCCATCCAAACCTTGCTTCTCTTGATCTTTCCAATTTCAAGTGCGGCCACGATTCTCCCATATACTCTGTTGTCGAGGATATCCTGCATAGCTCAGGCACGCCATACTTTACTTTCCACGACATAGATGAGAATAAGCCTTCAGGCTCGATAAAGATAAGGGTGGAGACAATCGATTACTTCCTGGACAAGTATGAGGAGGCGCTTGGAAAAAGAGAAGCCCTGGAAAAGGAACTGGAAGAGAGGGTGAGGGCCTACGAGGAGATTCTCATGGCAGAATGCGGAAAGCAGTGA